A single Filimonas effusa DNA region contains:
- a CDS encoding efflux RND transporter permease subunit, with product MLKKFIERPVLSTVISILLLLLGLLSVFSLPITLFPDIAPPSVLVSASYPGANAEVVARSVATPLEEAINGVENMTYMTSNSSNDGSMSLTVYFKQGTDPDIAAVNVQNRVSKATSQIPQEVIQAGISTQKQQNSIIMFIGLYAKDSVNYDETFLQNYIKINLIPKLQRIPGVGQAQPFGTKDYSMRIWLQPERLTAYNLSPLDVTNAIRDQSLEAAPGRFGQSSKQVFEYVLKYKGKLNTNEQYENIIIKSNTDGSAIRLKDVARVEFGSYTYSSDSKMNGFPASGVAIFQTAGSNANDILTEAEHLLDKFNKDLPKGIESSVMYNSKEFLDDSISQVEHTLVEAFILVFIVVFIFLQDLRSTLIPAIAVPVAIVGTFFFLNLFGFTINLLTLFALVLAIGIVVDDAIVVVEAVHAKMEHTHMPAREATITSMNEISGAIISITLVMAAVFIPVGFMQGPAGVFYRQFAFTLAIAILISAVNALTLSPALCALFLKPPKGAPGAHGGKKSGFGSRFFNAFNASFHTVTEKYISSLKFLFRHKWVGISGLVLVTAVTLFMVRKTPTGFIPTEDQGFLLYAVNTPPGSSLDRTHNTIAKIDSILKAQPMADKRYNVEGLNFISNANASPYGAGFVRMKPYAERGDMKDLGMITNAMTQKIATEVKDGSAFFFTFPTIQGFGNVAGFEFMLQDQANGSLDKLSATTNEFLGALMQRKEIAYAFTTFASGNPQYEIEVDDNKTRQLNVSVSDLLQTLQIYYGSSFVSDFNRFGKYYRVMAQADIPYRAEPASLNNIYVKNTLEQMVPVNQLVTLKKVYGPETVTRNNLYNAVTINGTPKPGYSTGDAIKAIEETAAKVLPRGYGYEWTGMTREEKQAGSQIIFIFILSLVFVYFLLSAQYESYILPLAIVLSIPVGVFGVFAFIRMLGVENNIYVQVCLVMLVGLLAKNAILIVEYAVQRRAAGMELVAAALEASRLRLRPILMTSFAFIMGLLPLLRAQGASALGNRSIGAGAVGGMLTGVILGVFIVPVLFIIFQHLHERFGRKKTVVPAEQTPSH from the coding sequence ATGCTTAAAAAATTTATAGAACGACCGGTTCTTTCAACGGTCATATCCATACTATTGCTCTTACTTGGCCTATTGTCCGTGTTTTCGTTACCTATTACGTTGTTCCCGGATATAGCGCCGCCGAGTGTGCTTGTATCGGCGAGTTATCCTGGTGCGAATGCCGAGGTGGTGGCGCGTTCTGTAGCTACGCCGCTTGAAGAGGCGATCAATGGTGTGGAGAACATGACCTATATGACATCGAACTCCAGTAATGACGGGAGTATGTCGCTTACGGTTTATTTCAAACAGGGAACCGATCCTGATATTGCTGCTGTAAACGTGCAGAACCGGGTATCGAAGGCAACGAGCCAGATACCGCAGGAGGTAATACAGGCTGGTATTTCGACACAGAAACAGCAGAACAGTATCATCATGTTCATTGGTTTATATGCCAAGGACAGTGTGAACTATGATGAAACATTCCTTCAGAACTATATCAAGATAAACCTGATACCGAAGTTGCAGCGTATTCCCGGTGTAGGCCAGGCGCAGCCCTTTGGTACCAAGGATTATTCGATGCGGATATGGTTACAGCCAGAGCGTTTAACGGCTTATAACCTATCGCCGCTGGACGTAACGAATGCTATCAGGGATCAGAGCCTGGAGGCTGCCCCGGGACGATTTGGACAAAGCAGCAAACAAGTATTTGAATACGTATTGAAGTATAAGGGTAAGCTAAATACCAATGAACAATATGAAAACATCATCATCAAGTCGAATACCGATGGTTCTGCGATTCGTTTGAAAGATGTGGCTCGGGTTGAGTTCGGTTCCTATACCTATTCTTCGGACAGTAAGATGAACGGGTTCCCGGCATCGGGTGTGGCTATTTTCCAGACGGCGGGTTCCAATGCCAATGATATCCTTACAGAGGCGGAACATTTGCTGGACAAATTCAATAAAGATCTTCCGAAGGGTATTGAATCGAGTGTGATGTATAACTCCAAGGAGTTCCTGGATGATTCCATCAGCCAGGTGGAGCATACGCTGGTAGAAGCGTTTATCCTGGTGTTCATCGTGGTGTTCATATTCCTGCAGGATTTGCGTTCCACACTTATCCCTGCCATTGCGGTTCCGGTGGCTATCGTGGGTACGTTCTTCTTCCTTAATTTATTTGGTTTTACCATCAACCTGCTTACGTTGTTTGCGCTGGTGCTGGCCATCGGGATTGTGGTGGATGATGCTATCGTGGTGGTGGAGGCTGTGCATGCGAAGATGGAACATACACATATGCCTGCACGGGAGGCTACGATAACATCGATGAACGAGATATCGGGAGCCATCATATCGATTACCCTGGTCATGGCTGCGGTGTTTATACCGGTAGGTTTCATGCAAGGGCCTGCGGGTGTATTTTACCGGCAGTTTGCGTTTACACTGGCTATCGCGATCCTTATTTCTGCGGTGAATGCCTTGACGCTGAGTCCTGCGTTATGTGCGTTATTCCTGAAACCACCTAAGGGGGCTCCGGGCGCACATGGCGGTAAGAAGTCTGGTTTCGGCAGCCGATTCTTCAATGCTTTCAATGCTTCTTTCCATACTGTTACGGAGAAATATATCAGCAGCCTGAAATTCCTTTTCCGTCACAAATGGGTGGGAATAAGTGGGCTTGTGCTGGTTACCGCCGTGACATTGTTCATGGTACGTAAAACGCCTACCGGTTTTATTCCTACAGAAGATCAGGGCTTTCTGCTGTATGCGGTGAATACACCTCCGGGCAGTTCACTCGACAGGACACATAATACGATCGCTAAGATCGACAGCATACTGAAGGCGCAGCCGATGGCGGACAAACGTTATAACGTAGAAGGTCTGAACTTCATCTCCAATGCGAATGCCTCTCCTTATGGCGCTGGATTCGTGCGTATGAAACCTTATGCGGAGAGAGGTGACATGAAAGATCTTGGTATGATCACGAACGCCATGACGCAGAAGATTGCCACCGAGGTAAAAGACGGCAGCGCCTTCTTCTTTACTTTCCCTACCATACAGGGTTTTGGTAACGTGGCAGGTTTTGAGTTCATGTTACAGGACCAGGCGAATGGTTCGCTCGACAAACTTAGTGCTACTACCAATGAATTCCTGGGAGCATTGATGCAACGCAAAGAGATCGCTTATGCTTTCACCACATTTGCCTCGGGCAACCCGCAATACGAGATAGAGGTTGACGATAACAAAACCAGGCAACTGAATGTATCGGTAAGCGATCTGCTGCAAACGTTGCAGATCTATTATGGCAGTAGCTTTGTCAGCGATTTTAACCGCTTTGGTAAATACTACAGGGTAATGGCCCAGGCCGATATACCTTATCGCGCCGAGCCGGCTTCATTAAATAATATTTATGTAAAGAATACGCTGGAGCAAATGGTGCCTGTTAACCAACTGGTAACGCTTAAGAAGGTGTATGGGCCGGAAACTGTTACCCGTAACAACCTCTATAATGCCGTTACCATTAACGGAACGCCCAAGCCTGGTTACAGTACCGGCGACGCTATCAAGGCGATTGAAGAAACTGCCGCCAAGGTGTTGCCAAGAGGATATGGTTATGAGTGGACAGGTATGACGAGAGAGGAGAAGCAGGCTGGTTCACAGATCATCTTCATATTTATACTGAGCCTGGTGTTTGTTTACTTCCTTTTATCGGCGCAGTATGAGAGTTATATACTGCCGCTGGCAATAGTATTGTCTATACCTGTGGGTGTGTTTGGTGTATTTGCCTTCATTCGGATGCTGGGTGTAGAAAACAATATCTATGTGCAGGTATGTCTTGTGATGCTGGTAGGGTTGCTGGCTAAGAATGCCATACTTATCGTAGAGTATGCGGTGCAACGCCGGGCTGCGGGAATGGAGCTGGTAGCGGCAGCGCTTGAAGCATCGCGCCTGCGGTTAAGGCCTATCCTGATGACATCATTTGCCTTTATCATGGGGCTGCTGCCTTTATTAAGGGCGCAGGGCGCTTCGGCGCTGGGTAACCGTTCCATTGGTGCGGGGGCAGTAGGCGGTATGTTAACCGGTGTAATACTGGGTGTATTCATTGTACCGGTATTGTTTATCATATTCCAGCATCTGCATGAGAGGTTTGGAAGAAAGAAAACCGTTGTACCTGCTGAGCAAACTCCATCTCATTAA
- a CDS encoding efflux transporter outer membrane subunit, translating into MFIKPSYIIMLAIAGSAYWSACAPGSRGYRQPELNLPASFDSSRQADTNSIAAIPWKTFFPDTALQQLISKGITHNFDLQLAVARVEESRQQLQQAKANYLPVLNIQGTGQYNRPSDNSLNGLSIGNFLGQRHLEDYNLAVGLSWEADIWGKIKLQKQAALATYLQTGEAARAVQTRLIVSIAEGYYNLLMLEEQLAIARKNLALADTIFRITRLQRDAGEVTTLAVQQATVQQQTTALLLPQLEQQKAIQQNALKLLTGELPGALTHAFSFNESPVLNTAINTGIPAAVVQLRPDVRAAELALKAANSRVGVAQASFYPSFIITASGGLNAFKASNWFEIPGSLFGVVGGAITQPLLQKRQLKTQLEIAKVNRQQSEISFKQSVYTAMSDVADAFVRVNKLQEQQVLTQAKTDTLQHAIFNAQLLFRSGMANYLEVITAQSNVLQSELALADIKRQQLSAIAQLYRALGGGVN; encoded by the coding sequence ATGTTTATAAAACCATCTTATATCATTATGCTGGCAATTGCAGGATCGGCCTATTGGTCGGCCTGCGCGCCGGGCAGCCGTGGCTACCGGCAGCCTGAACTGAACCTGCCGGCTTCTTTTGATAGCAGCAGGCAGGCCGATACCAATAGTATTGCGGCTATTCCCTGGAAAACCTTTTTTCCTGATACAGCACTTCAGCAACTGATAAGTAAGGGCATCACTCACAATTTTGATCTGCAGCTGGCGGTAGCGCGTGTAGAGGAATCGCGGCAGCAATTGCAGCAAGCTAAAGCGAATTATCTCCCGGTTCTTAATATACAAGGCACCGGGCAATATAACAGGCCTTCAGACAATAGTCTGAATGGCCTGAGCATCGGTAATTTCCTTGGACAACGCCACCTGGAGGATTATAATCTTGCTGTTGGGCTTTCCTGGGAGGCTGATATCTGGGGTAAAATAAAGTTACAGAAACAGGCTGCTTTGGCTACCTATCTCCAGACGGGAGAAGCTGCAAGGGCTGTACAGACAAGACTGATCGTATCTATTGCAGAAGGGTATTATAACCTGCTAATGCTGGAAGAGCAGCTTGCCATAGCCCGCAAAAACCTGGCGCTGGCGGATACCATTTTCCGCATTACACGTTTACAGCGTGATGCAGGTGAAGTAACCACATTGGCGGTACAACAGGCGACTGTTCAGCAGCAAACAACTGCTCTGCTGCTACCGCAGCTGGAGCAACAGAAAGCGATACAACAGAACGCGCTGAAGTTGCTTACGGGAGAGTTGCCGGGAGCGTTAACACATGCTTTTAGTTTTAATGAATCGCCGGTATTAAATACTGCTATCAATACAGGCATTCCGGCAGCTGTGGTGCAGTTGCGTCCCGATGTGCGTGCGGCTGAACTGGCGTTAAAGGCTGCGAACTCCAGGGTTGGGGTTGCACAGGCGTCTTTCTATCCTTCCTTTATTATTACTGCATCCGGCGGTTTAAATGCTTTTAAAGCTTCTAATTGGTTTGAGATACCGGGTTCTTTATTTGGTGTGGTGGGAGGCGCTATCACGCAACCATTACTTCAGAAACGGCAGTTGAAAACACAGCTGGAAATAGCTAAGGTAAACAGGCAGCAGTCTGAGATCAGTTTCAAACAATCTGTTTACACGGCTATGTCTGATGTCGCCGATGCTTTTGTGCGAGTTAACAAGTTACAAGAGCAGCAGGTACTAACGCAAGCCAAGACTGATACGTTGCAGCATGCAATCTTTAATGCGCAATTGCTTTTCAGAAGCGGTATGGCCAACTATCTTGAAGTGATAACTGCGCAGTCGAATGTATTACAAAGTGAACTGGCGCTGGCGGATATCAAAAGGCAGCAGCTGAGCGCTATTGCCCAACTATACAGGGCGCTGGGCGGAGGTGTTAATTAG
- the cysM gene encoding cysteine synthase CysM, with protein MAGILDLVGNTPLAELKNVNSNKDVTIYAKLEGNNPGGSVKDRAAYGMIKGALDRGEIKPGTTLIEATSGNTGIALAMIASLFKVPIELVMPEDSTRERVLTMEAFGAKVILTPKEQSMEGSIDYANAQLTKGNYVMLNQFGNPDNYLMHYNTTGPEIWRDTAGQVTHFVSAMGTTGTIMGVSKFLKEQNSAIQIAGCQPTDGSRIPGIRKWPEAYLPKIFDRSQIDRVMEIEEKEARTMTKRLAREEGIFCGMSSGGAVHASLQLAAELTSGVIVCIICDRGDRYLSSDLFD; from the coding sequence ATGGCCGGAATTCTGGACCTGGTGGGGAATACTCCGCTGGCAGAGCTGAAAAATGTGAACAGCAATAAGGATGTAACTATTTATGCCAAACTGGAAGGCAATAATCCAGGCGGCAGTGTGAAAGACCGGGCAGCCTATGGCATGATTAAAGGAGCATTGGACCGCGGTGAAATAAAACCCGGAACCACACTGATAGAAGCTACCAGCGGCAACACCGGAATAGCGCTCGCCATGATCGCTTCCCTCTTTAAAGTCCCCATTGAACTCGTAATGCCCGAAGACTCCACCCGCGAAAGGGTATTAACCATGGAAGCATTCGGCGCTAAAGTCATTTTAACACCTAAGGAGCAGTCAATGGAAGGCTCAATTGACTATGCCAACGCGCAACTCACAAAGGGCAACTACGTTATGCTTAACCAGTTTGGAAACCCGGATAACTACCTCATGCACTACAATACGACCGGACCGGAGATCTGGCGCGACACCGCAGGCCAGGTTACTCATTTTGTATCCGCCATGGGCACCACCGGAACCATTATGGGCGTATCTAAATTCCTGAAAGAACAAAACTCCGCCATACAAATTGCCGGATGCCAGCCTACTGACGGCTCCCGCATACCCGGCATCCGCAAATGGCCCGAAGCCTACCTGCCTAAGATATTCGACAGGTCGCAAATCGACAGGGTAATGGAAATTGAAGAAAAAGAAGCACGTACCATGACCAAACGCCTGGCCAGGGAAGAAGGTATTTTCTGCGGCATGAGCAGCGGCGGCGCCGTACACGCCTCCTTACAACTGGCCGCCGAACTAACATCAGGCGTCATCGTATGTATCATCTGCGATAGAGGCGACAGATACCTGTCGTCGGATTTATTTGATTAA